Below is a genomic region from Paenibacillus rhizovicinus.
CTTAAGTAAGCGCGCCAGCCCATGGACTCTCCTTCGCGCACGCCCGCGATCCGGTAGAGCAGCCGCTCGATCGGACCGAATACCCGGTCCAGCCCCGTGCGTTCCTGCGCAAAGACTTTTACAAGATAGGTGCCGACCGGTTTGACCAGCAGCATGACGATCGCCAGCGTAATGGCGACTTGTACGAATCCCATAGCCATATTCAAATATCCTCCTCGTTATAGAAGCAGCCTTGCAAGGCGAAACGGCTGTCGCCCTCCTTCCGGCGGCGCGGAGCGTTTCGTTCCGGGGAAATACAAGCTTAAGGGTAAGCGGAAGCTTAGGCTTGCTTGTATTTCAAGGCTTAAAATTTCTCCGGTTTCACCAACACGAACCCGAGATAGATCAATAGCGCGATGGCGATAATTCCCATTGTGATCATGGCGTTTCCTCCTTCGGAAGCATCATCTTATGCGCGCTCGCAAAATTTCTTAAAACCCCAAAACAGTCCGAATACGATCGTCACCAAGACGACCATCGTAAAATCGTTCACCATCCGCGCAACCTCCTCCATAACCTCTCTCGCATTCGTTACGATTTTCCATAGACTGCCGTATTATGCGCGTCCAGCAGAAAAGCTACGCTCCCGGTTTGGGAATGCGTGATTTGATCGGCGCCAAGGCTCTTGTAGATCAGCCGGCCATTCGTTCGGCTTGTGATGACATGCACCGTCCGATCGGTCCACTGGCGCACCATGCGCAAATATCTGCAGCAGAGCGACAGGCTGCTTTCGAACAGAAACACCTTGCCGACGGGAAAATCCGGCGACTGCCATTCATCCGCATCGATCGTATTGACCAGCAGGATGGACCTTGCTCCGAGCTTGGAGAGCCGCTGCCGCTCGGCGGCGCTGTTCGTTACGGCCGTGAACGGCACGCCCTTCGCCATCAGCTGCTTGATGAAATGTTCGCCGGCCTTCGTTAAGGACGGGACTACGATCGTTTCCGGCGCCGATGCCGATGCCGATGTCTGAGTCTGCGTCGATGTCTGGATCTGTGTCTGTTGCGATGTCGATATCTGTGTCTGTGGCGATGTCGGCGCCCATGCCGGGCTCGTTTCAAGCTCTTGTCCGTTCACGCTTCTGCCTCCTGTCCCTCGCTCTCGCGTTTGCCTAAAGTCATCTTAATCCCGTTTCCCATAAATTCGGGGTAAAGAGATTCCGCTCCAGGTGTAAAAAAAACATAAAAATGAGGCTCTTTCCCTCCCCGTGCCGCCAATCCGCTGCCGCCGAATCAGAAAATGACGTACGCTTCGGCATGCCGGAAGCAGTACGCCGGATCGCCAAAGCTAGCGGGAAGCGGTCCCGCGGCTCCCGTCCCGGATCTGAACGCGCTGCCCGACGCCAGCGCTTGAAGCGCCATCAGAAACGCCGCGGTCCGCGCGTTCCCCCAGCTCTCTTGCTTGAGCAGCGCCTCGCGCAGCCCTTCGGCCAGCGTCGCGCGCTTCACCCGCTGAAAGGCGCATGCCCACTGAACGAAATCCCCCTTCAAGCGGCATTCGCGAAAGACGCCGGCACCCCAGTCGCCTTCCGCCGCGCTTAGCTTCACCATGCCGCAGCAATCGCCGCTGCCGCATCCGGGAACGAGCAGCCGCGCCGCCTCGCCGTCGAACCGGAAGCACTCGACTCTCGCAATCCTCGTGCTATCCATGCGTTCTTGCAGGAA
It encodes:
- the kdpF gene encoding K(+)-transporting ATPase subunit F — translated: MITMGIIAIALLIYLGFVLVKPEKF